A genomic stretch from Effusibacillus pohliae DSM 22757 includes:
- a CDS encoding phospholipase D-like domain-containing protein codes for MHLKVTIADKSVVTTGSFNYSTAASTTNDEVLVVLRDVEMAKAWDTEFERMWSDKENFKDW; via the coding sequence ATGCACCTGAAGGTAACCATCGCCGACAAGTCCGTGGTGACCACAGGATCCTTCAATTACTCGACAGCCGCCAGCACGACCAACGACGAAGTGTTAGTGGTGTTGCGGGATGTGGAGATGGCAAAGGCTTGGGATACGGAATTCGAACGTATGTGGAGTGACAAGGAGAATTTCAAGGATTGGTGA